From one Chryseobacterium sp. 3008163 genomic stretch:
- a CDS encoding toprim domain-containing protein, which produces MNCKQFNIISLEEVLLSLGHLPTKQNEREAWYLNPFTSESQASFKINKSINKWYLFSQGIGGNNTDFMKKYLNTSVNGVLSWAENQKFSSFLNQNIPDQKFENPSKNYEILDVNEMQHPALLEYLRERNVGNQTQFLQEIHYRMNDKNYFGIGFKNDSEGYEIRNKYSKICLGKKDVSTIKNGSESLRVFEGFFDFLSFKNVENLLEKEPSDYLVLNSVSMISNIKKTLDNYANIELYFDNDEAGNRAVEIISNQNQDVKDCRILYSHFKDLNDWMIHKNPSPERQVKQKRR; this is translated from the coding sequence ATGAACTGCAAACAATTCAACATTATATCGTTGGAAGAAGTCCTCCTTTCTCTCGGACACCTTCCCACGAAACAAAATGAAAGAGAAGCTTGGTATCTCAACCCCTTTACCAGCGAATCCCAAGCCTCTTTTAAAATCAATAAAAGTATAAACAAGTGGTACTTATTTTCACAAGGAATCGGTGGAAATAATACTGACTTTATGAAGAAGTATCTGAATACTTCAGTAAATGGAGTTTTAAGTTGGGCAGAAAATCAGAAGTTTTCTTCTTTTCTAAATCAAAATATTCCTGATCAGAAGTTCGAAAACCCGAGTAAAAATTATGAGATACTTGATGTGAATGAAATGCAGCATCCTGCACTTCTGGAATATTTAAGAGAAAGAAATGTCGGAAATCAAACTCAGTTCTTACAAGAAATTCATTACCGAATGAACGATAAAAACTATTTCGGAATTGGTTTCAAAAACGATTCTGAGGGTTACGAAATTCGCAATAAATATTCAAAAATTTGTTTAGGCAAAAAAGATGTTTCTACTATAAAAAATGGATCAGAATCGCTTCGGGTTTTCGAAGGTTTTTTCGATTTTCTTTCATTTAAAAATGTAGAGAATCTTTTAGAAAAAGAGCCTTCTGATTATCTCGTTTTGAATTCCGTTTCGATGATTTCAAACATTAAAAAAACACTCGATAACTATGCAAATATTGAGCTTTATTTTGACAATGACGAAGCCGGAAATCGTGCAGTTGAAATCATAAGTAATCAAAATCAAGACGTGAAAGATTGTCGGATTTTATATTCACATTTTAAAGACTTAAATGATTGGATGATTCACAAAAATCCATCACCTGAAAGACAAGTGAAACAAAAGCGAAGGTGA
- a CDS encoding helix-turn-helix transcriptional regulator codes for MKNILSIIQDEKVSIKLEVSGEDLLNFSNELINRAKNELSLEIAEARKERYLTREETKQICGVCDATLWHWNKKNYLNTVKIGNKVRYRMSDIQKILEGKK; via the coding sequence ATGAAAAATATATTGTCAATTATTCAAGATGAGAAGGTCAGTATTAAACTTGAAGTTTCGGGTGAAGATTTACTGAATTTCTCTAATGAACTAATTAATCGTGCTAAGAATGAGCTATCGCTCGAGATAGCAGAAGCTAGAAAAGAAAGATATCTTACCAGAGAAGAAACGAAACAAATTTGTGGCGTCTGTGATGCAACACTTTGGCACTGGAACAAAAAAAATTATCTGAATACTGTCAAAATTGGAAACAAAGTTCGATACCGAATGTCAGATATTCAAAAAATATTAGAGGGAAAAAAATAA
- a CDS encoding relaxase/mobilization nuclease domain-containing protein yields MNNSATTRSITKIALEYNANDKGTAEMVASNYLLSDTAEGQFYEMKTVAERNQKVKKWALTGYISQPDEIGRKLKDEELKQIAMEALVNVGVTDKNQYRLDIHNSTKHKHIHFVVNRIDISGKCTVKAHDIGRRFGEAVREVCKEKGLLTDVEIGIQKKAVMLQGLTEAIRSEDNFDDLILAMKKKGFEIQLSSNVKDGISGMRIVMEKDKNFQTERIYKAGYKLSEISNQLKISEIKSLFEVKKAIKGVQRNADNLKEFRENLRQKGFSVKIQYNGEFKANQKNKIKDIWINKVESNQQKNGFFFRKNFGFSLSAIDSDLGDLVKSLNQSSIKNDVSDYLKSETNESLIEIAGGLLGNVLNPTYVSHDEDELWKKKRKLRR; encoded by the coding sequence ATGAATAATTCCGCAACCACAAGATCCATTACAAAAATCGCTTTGGAATATAATGCGAACGACAAAGGAACAGCGGAGATGGTGGCTTCGAATTATCTTTTGAGTGATACTGCGGAAGGTCAGTTTTACGAAATGAAAACTGTAGCTGAACGAAACCAAAAAGTAAAGAAGTGGGCATTGACAGGTTATATTTCTCAACCGGACGAAATTGGCAGAAAATTGAAGGATGAAGAATTAAAACAAATTGCGATGGAAGCTCTTGTAAACGTAGGTGTGACGGATAAAAATCAATACCGATTGGATATTCATAATAGTACAAAACATAAGCATATCCATTTTGTTGTCAACAGGATTGATATTTCGGGAAAGTGCACAGTGAAAGCACACGATATCGGAAGACGATTTGGTGAAGCTGTCAGAGAAGTTTGTAAAGAAAAAGGATTATTGACCGATGTTGAAATTGGAATTCAGAAAAAAGCGGTGATGCTGCAAGGCTTGACCGAAGCTATCAGGTCAGAAGATAATTTTGATGATCTGATCTTAGCAATGAAGAAAAAAGGTTTTGAAATTCAATTGTCTTCAAATGTTAAAGACGGGATTTCGGGAATGCGGATTGTGATGGAAAAAGACAAAAATTTTCAAACTGAAAGAATTTATAAAGCTGGTTACAAATTATCTGAAATCTCAAATCAACTAAAAATTTCTGAAATAAAATCTCTGTTTGAAGTTAAAAAAGCGATTAAGGGAGTACAAAGAAATGCTGACAATTTAAAGGAATTTCGGGAAAATCTACGACAAAAAGGATTTTCTGTAAAGATCCAATATAACGGAGAATTTAAAGCCAATCAAAAAAATAAAATTAAAGATATATGGATCAATAAAGTTGAAAGTAATCAACAGAAAAACGGATTCTTTTTCCGGAAAAATTTCGGGTTCTCTCTTTCTGCAATAGATTCTGATCTTGGTGATCTGGTAAAATCATTAAATCAAAGTAGTATAAAAAATGATGTAAGTGATTATTTGAAATCAGAAACAAATGAAAGCTTAATAGAAATTGCAGGCGGATTATTGGGTAACGTACTTAACCCAACTTATGTTTCCCACGACGAGGATGAACTTTGGAAAAAGAAGCGAAAATTAAGACGATAA
- a CDS encoding replication initiation protein — MESKIFTPKTRKKVLISNDFREVLISQETTIIEQRILVVILSAIKEEQSLFISVKSPIKKTEENQLSFDDYYEGWANQGTVDFLLPLNDLNPDRRMKNEYIQSALINMANINWLRLKDETINGYKAVPFIIEPGWNKKNIFFKMDKAVIRHLVNMSSYFSIKKDLPYQTSTSNTLRFLLWLLKYKQQGGIIKSYSQILKELFIPKEYYEGHYRFERDFLNNVKADLDSYNELSFNYAYNKGNYNFLIYYTKNSVGSGEMFSSLNNLQTDRALKYLKKTRKLDERSLSVLRKLFEVRGYKELSIRLKRKIDPNLTGIDYVKAVFQLLENE; from the coding sequence ATGGAAAGTAAAATTTTCACTCCAAAAACTCGAAAGAAAGTGCTTATTTCTAATGATTTTCGGGAGGTTTTAATTTCTCAGGAGACAACCATTATTGAACAGAGAATTTTGGTGGTCATCTTATCTGCGATAAAAGAAGAACAGTCTTTATTTATATCAGTGAAATCGCCAATTAAGAAGACAGAAGAGAATCAGCTTTCATTTGATGATTACTACGAAGGATGGGCAAATCAAGGAACGGTAGATTTTTTATTACCACTCAACGATTTAAATCCGGATCGAAGAATGAAAAATGAGTATATCCAATCCGCATTGATCAATATGGCCAATATCAACTGGCTGAGATTAAAAGATGAAACTATCAACGGTTACAAGGCTGTCCCTTTTATAATTGAGCCGGGATGGAACAAGAAAAATATATTTTTCAAAATGGATAAGGCTGTAATAAGACATCTTGTCAATATGAGTTCCTATTTTTCAATCAAAAAAGATCTCCCTTACCAAACTTCAACCTCGAATACACTTAGGTTTTTATTATGGTTGTTGAAATACAAACAACAGGGAGGAATCATAAAATCGTATTCGCAGATACTTAAAGAGTTATTCATTCCTAAAGAATACTATGAAGGGCATTACCGCTTTGAGAGAGATTTTTTGAATAATGTAAAGGCAGATCTGGATAGTTATAATGAGCTAAGTTTTAATTATGCCTATAACAAAGGCAATTATAATTTTTTGATATACTACACAAAGAACTCCGTCGGTTCCGGAGAAATGTTTTCATCATTAAACAATCTTCAGACGGATCGGGCATTGAAATACTTAAAAAAGACACGGAAGCTTGACGAAAGAAGTTTATCCGTCCTACGAAAGCTTTTTGAAGTAAGAGGTTACAAAGAGCTATCGATTCGATTGAAACGAAAAATTGATCCGAATTTGACAGGAATTGATTACGTAAAAGCAGTGTTTCAATTACTGGAAAATGAGTAG
- a CDS encoding plasmid mobilization protein, translating to MEKNFLQEFIHQVAKENEATIAQEKRRKHFQELGRKGGLKTKENKKLDKVISIRMTNSEYYVLVQKQEKYPLKLSAYIRNVLFEKELKINEFQTDEILLQYGTHFKKITNLLRNREWNVFENKKEILLRIENLIELIHQYLYSKIKKNE from the coding sequence ATGGAAAAAAACTTTTTACAAGAATTTATACACCAAGTTGCCAAAGAAAATGAAGCAACGATTGCTCAGGAAAAGAGAAGAAAACATTTCCAGGAACTTGGTCGGAAAGGCGGTTTGAAGACCAAAGAAAATAAAAAATTGGATAAAGTGATTTCAATCAGAATGACCAATTCCGAATATTATGTTTTAGTTCAAAAACAAGAAAAATATCCGCTAAAATTGTCTGCTTATATCCGGAATGTTTTGTTCGAAAAAGAACTAAAAATCAATGAATTTCAAACCGATGAGATCTTACTCCAATATGGAACTCATTTCAAAAAAATCACCAATCTTTTACGAAATCGGGAATGGAATGTTTTTGAAAATAAGAAAGAAATTTTATTGAGAATTGAAAATCTGATCGAATTGATTCATCAGTATTTATATTCAAAAATTAAGAAAAATGAATAA